The Arachis ipaensis cultivar K30076 chromosome B05, Araip1.1, whole genome shotgun sequence nucleotide sequence TGGGCACCGCAAAAGCACCGTCTCCCAACGGTCCAGCCTCGCCAACTAATGCATCACAATTTCGATTCAGATTGACGGCAAACGATGGTGAAGCCACTAAATCTGGCTCGGGTGCAATCACTGACACTGCTGACGAGGATCCATGCCACATCCACAAGTTTCGCCAACAACTCCGGAGTCTTCACCTCAGGAAACTGACGGCGACAATGAAACAGCACCTGTAACAACCACCCCTTCTAGAAACCAAAATTTCAAATTCGAAATTTGAAAATCAGTTAGGAGATAAgcttagaattttgaaattttggataggAACCTAGTAACCACCCTccgtttgaaatttaaaatatcccaaccaccctatccccaaatgtatataaataggggaGCACCCATAGGTAGAAAAATCACTCCTCTCAAACACTAAtcctctcctttctctctctacAAAGAAATAATATTCTGCCGGCAAACACAAAAGGCAAGCTCAAAGAAGCGTTAGGAAAAAGAGTAgggaattatatttttaaaatgctTGGCATGTGTTATgttccatttttattttcttccattcaCGAATGTTATCATGGCATTAATTATCTTTCACTCATCTTTTATTCATGTTGATCATGTCTGTCTACCATGTCATTCATGTCTTCTTGAATCATTAGTATATGTCTCCTTGTGATGTTCATTCAATTATTCACTATACTCATTTTGTGCTCTTTCATATGATTATATTGTTAATATTCCCTTAGGTCGAGAGTACATGCCTTCTTATAATGCTTATTCAATCtcctatattattatattaatattcccTTAGGGCCGAGAGTACATGCCTTCTTATACTGTCTTGTTCAACATACCATATTCTATTATATGCATATGTATGATCTCTtacattattatattattatttataatattttattcaaatatttaatataccataTTCTATTATCTGCATATCATTATGTTATTATTACTCTTTTAAAGTCAAGAGTACATGctttcttaaatattttattcaaatatttaatataccttATTCTATTATGTGCATCTATGTGACCTGTTATATCATTATGTCATTATTACTCCTTTAGAGTACTTGctttcttaaatattttattcaaatatttaatatacctattctattatgtgcatatcattatgttattattactcctttaaagtcaagagtacatgctttcttaaatattttattcaaatacTTAATATACTCTATTCTTATTATGTACACCTATATGATCGTTTGCACCATTATATTATTCCTTTAGGATCGAGAATACATAATTTCTTTAATATTTTGTGCAATTATTTAAAATGCCCTATTTTCCGCACTTTGATAGGACCTCTTTCAATCTATGCTATTATATTACCAAGATCTTTTAATTAGAAAATCCATACACATGCTAGAGTCTCATGATTTTCATATATCCCTTTATCATCACAATTGTCCCTTTTTTTGCATGATCTCTTCTTATATGATTTTTCTTCCGTGTATGTTTAAACAACCtaattgtaaattgaactgagggaatgatccttcggtaaggaaaggtgacccccaaagacaagatatcgatatgatccttcggtaagggaaggtgatcgatcgagatgatccttcggtaagggaaggtgatcgaaaaacgtttgggataaaaaccttcggtaagggaaggggactatcccatcaattttatataataatatatctttTTTATATGACTCtcttcttgtgtatgtctaaataaccttgattgtaaattaaactgagggaatgatcattCGGTAAGGGAAgatgacccccaaagacaagatatcgatatgatccttcggtaagagaaggtgatcgatcgagatgatccttcggtaagggaaggtgatcgccaaaacgtttgggataagaaccttcggtaagggaaggggactcccacttATACCAGTTTGAGCTCAATACCCTCCATAAAAGTTATAAATTAAGAAAGGAGAAGGCATGAATGAAAGTTTGATTTCTATGTTTTTCTTTTAGATttaattatgattatgttgatgTTACTTAAGATGTTATCCTTCTATTTTCCTATATGCTTTCCTTTTTTTGCACACATCTTTTACAAGAAAGATGCATATTACATGCCATGTTATACGCTCCTTTTTTTTAAATCCTGCACGTGGGCTGGAGATGGATATGGAGGTGTTGcatagcactcctactgagaCGTTAGGTTCTCACTCCCTTTCTTTTCCCATACTGTCTCCAGAGGAACGTGGCACAGCGGATAGAGACGACGCAGTGCCCTCGAGGGTAACTTCTGAGTATGACCCCTCGAAGCACGCGTGGGTAGTTGCGACCACTACTACCGTGGTCTAAACTATCTACTTAGGTCGAGAACTCGTGGAAGAAGAACCCCAGCTGCCCGTCGTAACCTTCCTAGATAGGAACGCTTCAACATCTAGGAAGCGGTCACCTAAGGTGGTACACCTCGAGTCCGACTCCGAGACCGAGGAAGAGGAATCCGACAACCCTGGCCAGAAGGAAGACACCATGGAGGAGGATCCAGAGGAGGAGTTGAACCCTTGCGGAAGTCCAAGGGTGGAATACGTGCCCTATTCCCCCACTTCGGCACCCCGTCGAGTTTTGGTTCATCCCACGCAACGGAACCGGGTCTTCACTGTGCGAAAGGGTGTTGGAGGGAGACCCTTGGTACCTCGATTCGTGAATAACTTAAGAGTCCTgatcaaggataggataggatgcAAGTATGGGAGCCTCTTCGACGAGATTAGTTTAGGACGTAAttagtttcttttcttgttttagttTCCTATAAGTATTTTGAAACATACTCATGGTTAAGATGTTATTTCACTTTTATTCAAATTCCAACGTTTTAGTGCTACTCATTTTCCACTCTACGCGCATTTACTCCTTCTTTGCGTAACGATTAAGTCATTCTTTTTCTTGATCAAGTGTGGCACCTTATTTTAAAGACCTCCACGATAGTATAAAACTTAGGGTGTTACAGCACCTGCATATCTTCATCACTGCTAATAATGAATGAATCATACTTTACATCATTGCGTAACACGGAAATCGGAATTCGATAGAACAACTTCTCCACCCGTTTCACGCCATGCAGTCCTAGTCTCTGGAGTATAGTATTCTTAAACTCAGCGAAACTTGTCGAAGGTTTGAGAAAAACACTCAGCGGGTCCTTGTCAGTGAATTTAATTTCTGATCGCGTTTTATTCTTAATGGACCCTCTATAGTGCACAAGAGCTACAAAACTCTCATCACTAGCCATTGTGAATCTCACTCTTCTACAAAATTTCGTATAGCAGCTCGTTTTAAATACCTCGTTGGTTTGTAAATTGAAACATTTAAATTCGATTTACTATAATGTTGGTTGCATGTGTAAATCGAATTTAATTCATTTGATTTACGTTCTTCATAAATATTTACGTTCATATCTAAATCGAATTGATTTGATTCGATTTTAATTGAACTTCATTTATTACCTAATTCGAatcatttaggttcaatttactACCTATTTCGCTAAATTGAATTTatttaattcgatttatataaaaatatggttTGAAAAATTCAGGACATATTAAAATGAACATGGTTTAATCAAGTTATTTGCCCTAGTTTTTACATGATAAAATTCTATTGGTGGGTATTTATTATTTAGTTATTACATATATTATGGTAGGATATTAAATTTTTGTTGTCTTTTTATACATAAATTGTGTCAAGTTAGTAGATTTTatgtaaaatttcaaaattttgctaTCCTGTTATTATTTATGTGCTAAAAGATAATGTTAAACTTGTAAATAAATTGTGATAAGATTTCACAATTAGTTGCTTTTGTAATATACACTACTTTATAACTTTATTACTATTTATGAgctaacaaaatataattattttgacaTAGATCTAAGCATTAATAATGCAAAATTCTCCTTAGATGACCTAAATGGTAATCACACACCGCTTTATGTTTCTACGTAAAAATGAGTTATGAAAGCCGTCCAAAATAGATTCAAGACAACATACACTCTACCTGGATCAAAAATACGATAGGATCACTCTTATCTGATCGACTAATAACTTAGGTTCCTTGACCTGATTTCGAGAGAAGGGTAGGAATCTCCCACTCCAGGAGATTTTGTGCATTTTGCGAGATCCAACTAGAGATGGCAAAGGAGCAGAGCAGGCACGAGGGATGTTTTCCTGCTCTCCAACCCCATCTCCATTCCCGTCTCCGATTTTCACGTGGAGGAATATTGCTCTTATCTCCATTTTATGTGGGTCTCCGTTCTCCGCGAACCATTATTCCCATCTATTCAATATATAGTTATGACTTATGACTGATAATTAATTTATATAGAAGTAGAATTGCAAGTATCTATTCCATACaaaaatagcatgattttataTAAAAACGTCAAACGGTAGAGGACGACTTCTTTCGAACTGACATGGTGGGGGACGCGACGGTGAGGTTGAGAGGGGTGGTTGCAGAGAAGTTAGATAGAATATGGATGACGTTGTAGATCTTTGAATTGAAGAAGGGTAATGCAAATGAGGATTAAAAATTTAGGGTTTCTCTCTATATATGGTAtgtgaaataattaaaaaatatatacgaaaaataaactattaaagacaattaaataaatttataaatttcgaGAAATAGCAGAAACGGAGCAAAAATTTTTGCTCGGATTCTACGCCTGTCTCGAAAAATTTTTTCCATCCACCTTTATTTTTGGGAAAAAATATTTCCTACAATCAAATATTCAGATTGCGTCTCGAAAAATTTTGCCATTTTTAAATTTAACCTCCCACCAAGAGCAATTATTTCCGTAACAAAAAAGAGAATCGCCACAAGATTATAAGAAGAGCTTCTTGTCGAAAATGATTATCTATTTGGCTCATATATAAAATATCTTTCcatttcaaataatttttattcTAAGTTAATTCTACAAAAATACATGTTGATTTTAGTATTAGAATTTTTTTACAGATAACTTTAACTACATTTTTAGGAGTGTCACCAAAATAATTCATTTCATTTTCAATTCCCATTACTAATTTGTGTATATATCTtggaataataatatttttagtaaATCGTGATAGAATAAAACAATTTATGAATAAATAGTAACGTCATCACCTTGTAATGATTTATATAAATTATGGTAAAAGATATATGCATAATAAATTTCAGATTCTCACAATCTAAtaaatatatcttttattttgtttaactgAAAAAGTCTAAAATGTAGATAAATTATATGTTGGAGTTTGTTAAACTTACTCATATCAttacattatttttttatttaattaatatatttctaTTGTGTCATTAAATTAAAATTGTGTTAAAAATAGATTAAATAAAAGTTATTTTTCCTGTCAAATTCACGGTCACAAAAcacttttttggtttttttttaattattaacaaaaatattttgtttttcaataaaataaaataaaatcttttatattatttaaatacaaaaaattcTTAGAATatgacaataaaaaaatattttaacatttttaaactCTAGACCACAACTGAATACAAATAACAATAATTGCATATCAGACTAAAAATCacacacaaaaagaaaaaaaggggcaTCGACACTTACCTCAACAGTGTCGTCTATCTAACCTCCATGAACTTCAACGTGAAAGGCTCCGTCAGCACAGACAATCAACGCTTCCTTATAATGTCGCACATTCACCAATACCTCGATGGAGAAGATGGTTCCTTTGCTAGGNNNNNNNNNNNNNNNNNNNNNNNNNNNNNNNNNNNNNNNNNNNNNNNNNNNNNNNNNNNNNNNNNNNNNNNNNNNNNNNNNNNNNNNNNNNNNNNNNNNNNNNNNNNNNNNNNNNNNNNNNNNNNNNNNNNNNNNNNNNNNNNNNNNNNNNNNNNNNNNNNNNNNNNNNNNNNNNNNNNNNNNNNNNNNNNNNNNNNNNNNNNNNNNNNNNNNNNNNNNNNNNNNNNNNNNNNNNNNNNNNNNNNNNNNNNNNNNNNNNNNNNNNNNNNNNNNNNNNNNNNNNNNNNNNNNNNNNNNNNNNNNNNNNNNNNNNNNNNNNNNNNNNNNNNNNNNNNNNNNNNNNNNNNNNNNNNNNNNNNNNNNNNNNNNNNNNNNNNNNNNNNNNNNNNNNNNNNNNNNNNNNNNNNNNNNNNNNNNNNNNNNNNNNNNNNNNNNNNNNNNNNNNNNNNNNNNNNNNNNNNNNNNNNNNNNNNNNNNNNNNNNNNNNNNNNNNNNNNNNNNNNNNNNNNNNNNNNNNNNNNNNNATTGTCAGAGAGGGTCAAGGGAATTTTATGGAAAAAGCTATAAGGCGCGAAACGAATCGTCTTCTAAGACAGTAAAATGGTGTCGTTTGTGCTCACGTGAAATAAAATAGATAAGTTTCTCTCATTTCTAATTAGTCACGTAGACATATCCACTTCACTATCCTAATTCCTCCACCTCAACCGTTTAATATAAATTTCGTCATTCTTTAATAGCGAAATTGATAGAAAGACCGTATTGACAGACAAAATAcaaaatcaaacatcaaaataaatTGTTTTTTTTATCAGATTATATTGTCATTCATACAAATAGACAAGGGACGAATTAGTACTTTACTCTACATGTGAGTGTGTATTGGTCAAAGAAAAACGTACTGTGTGATTTTAATAAACCTATAGGGTGTAAGTGTAATTTGCTTTAAAatatatgattaaaaaaaaaacaaaaaacaaaaaattatcagAGTGCaatattatttatgttttttctaaaaaaagaaataaaaataactaacctGGAAGGGTCATATATAAGGGAGACGTTGCACCTTGGGTGATTAATTTGATTTGAGCCGCAGCAGCTTCTCGTCTTTTCGCTTCCTGAAACCTCTCTTTACTCTCTCCCATCAATTTTCGATATCCCCTTAACATTGCAGGTAACCCTAACCCCTCTTTTTCTTATTGCTTTCGTTCGTTCATAGTTCTACATACCTTAAGATTCTTGCGCTTTTGCATCGTATGATTTGGACATAATCGCATACTTCTTCGTTATAATGGATGATTTACCTTTCTCCTTACATTATCTAGTTTGATGATTTTTCCACTGACCTCAATCGAAGTACCATTAAACAAGTACCATTCTTTGGGAATCAGTCCTTTTAATATGTTATATGTTTCTTGATTTATCTGTTTCAACGATCTACAAGTTGCctcgttgttgttgttgttgttgttgttgttgttgttgttgttgttgatgatgatgatgatgatgatgatgatgatgatgatgatgatgatgatgtatatatatatatatatatatatgatgattaTTATTGGAAGAAACAAATGTAATAGACTAATAGTTATtgcttatttatttatctgtttgtTTGATTGGTTTTTATGAAGCTCCTTTTtgttagctttctaacgtaaCTGATTTGGTAGCGTGTATGTTTTCTTGGCTTCTGTTGAAAAACAAAAAGCATATATGGTTTTCCATTTACATAGCCCCAAACCGTTCAATTTACAATAACAATTATTGCTAAAGATGGTTTGTGCAAAGTGGAATACAAACACGAAATGAAATACCTCTATGATAAATGTATTAACATCTTTATATATCCTTGTTCCTGCCTCAGGATTCCTGCATTCTGCAATAGCAGATTCCAAGGTGGAAGGTGTCACGTTGAATTTTCTTTCATGTTTGAACGGGGCAATACCCATTTGGGAGCAATTGAGTTGCTTGGGGAGCGTTTTTCTTCGCCGAGGAAAAAGGATAAGCCTGTGTTGCCAGCAAGATCAAGCTGCATGCATTACAAGCTGTACCAGCAACAACACGCTACCTTCCATTGTTACTGTTGGCAGCCTTCTCTGATTGCTCAAAGAGCGGACCTCTGATTACCAGCAACTTGTATCATACTTGGAATTTCTGCATCGTCTACCTGACCGTGTTTGGTTGTCTTTGCAAATTTCGTTGTTGAAGCCATCATGGCCTTACAAAACATCGGTGCTGCAAACAGTGATGATGCCTTCTATAGGTATAAGATGCCCAAAATGATTACCAAAATCGAGGGTAGAGGGAATGGCATCAAGACAAATATTGTCAATATGGTTGATATTGCCAAGGCATTGGCAAGGCCAGCCTCTTACACAACCAAGTACTTTGGGTGTGAGCTTGGAGCCCAGTCAAAATTTGACGAGAAATCTGGTACTTCTCATGTTAATGGGGCACACGACACTGCAAAACTTGCTGGTCTTCTTGAGAACTTCATCAAGAAATTTGTTCAATGTTATGGTTGTGGAAACCCCGAAACGGAGATATTGATTACCAAGAACCAAATGATCCAACTGAACTGTGCTGCCTGTGGTTTTGTGTCAGATGTGGATATGAGGGACAAGCTGACTACGTTTATTCTGAAAAACCCTCCTGAAACAAAGAAAGGATCCAAAGACAAGAAGGCCATGAGAAGAGCTGAGAAGGAGAGATTGAAGGAAGGTGAAATGGCTGATGAGGAGCAGAAGAAAATCAAGAAGGAGGTTAAGAAGAAAGGCTCTTCCACTTCCAAGGATGGTACTACAAAGTCAGCCTCTAAGAAGAAAGCAAGTGCCTCTGATGATGACCATGTATCTCCTACTCACAGTCAAGTGGATGAGAAAGAAGATGCTTCTCAGGAAGAAGATGGCGATGATGACATCCAATGGCAAACGGATACATCACTAGAGGCTGCTCGCCAACGCATTCAAGAACAGCTAAGTGCTGTAACAGCTGATATGGTCATGCTCTCCACAAATGAGCCTGAGAAGAATGGAAAAACAGCAAGCAAGACAAGCAACGATTCTGAAAATGGTGACTCACATGACTACAGTACACTTGTTGGAGAAGTGAAGGCAATTTTGAATAAAGGTATTGCAGCAAAGGATTTGCATTCCCATCTGGCAGCACTTCCTGCATCTGCACAAGACAAGACAAATGCTCTATTTGAGGCCTTATTTGAGGGCATTGAGAAAGGATTTGCAAAAGAAGTGATCAAGAAGAAGAGCTACCTTGCTGCGGGAGTTTCTAAGGAGGAGGGGTCACAGTTACTCCTGCTTAGTGCAATTGAGGCTTTCTGTCTCAACTCTACTTCCAGTGCTCTGAAGGAAGCTGCTCTTATTTTGAAGGCTCTGTATGATGCTGATCTATTGGACGAAGAGAACATATTGCAGTGGTACCAAGACGGATTGAAGGGCAAAAACAAGGACTCTAAGATATGGAAGAATGTCAAACCTTTCATTGATTGGCTTCAGAGTGCGGAATCAGAATCAGAGGAAGAATGATGTCCTCAAACTGTGCTGTGCTTCTATTTCATTGCTGTGTTCTTTGATTTCAAATAAAAGGGTCATGTTGTATTGTGGCCTAGTGTGCTGTGTTGCTGAACCTTGtcatgtgtgtgcttgtgtgtctGGATTTGGTATCAGTCAGATTAGATATTCTCCTCTTTAGTATTATTGTTGCCTCTTTATGTTTTGGTTATCAACTTATCATTATTATGACTTAAACTGGATATTCTTCTGCAGTGTTGtcgtctttattttttattttttggttgttTATGCATGGATGAACTTTACCATTCCAAATGATTATTTACTTTCCTCCTTCGTTGGTTCCTACTTCCCAAGCAAGGAATTGATTGTGCGTGCTGCTCACAAACATGTAATAAAACCAATGTCAGATTGGGAAGAGAATATGTGCCACCGTGACTATATGATATAAGTATATAGCTTTGTGAATGGTGATCAAGGTTCGAGCCACCTGTATTTGTTTTAGTTTGACTGGATCTCGACATATTCTAGTACCACGAGAAATAGATACCTGGCCCTTGTAAATGGCAATGGAATTCCAAGATTCATTTTTCGATAAAATaatttacaaaataaataaatgtcATTTGGCTTTCTAAAAACGAGTAGATTTAATCTTTTTAGgtatttgtataattatttaggAAAATGTCATTTGGCTTTCTAAAAACGagtactattttttttatatggtaGAAAACTGACTTGCGTATTTGATTTAATCTTTTTAGatatttgtataattatttaggAGATACGCAAAAAATTTGAGGCGAACTTGAATTTCTAGATTTTAgttttttctttgaaaaaattTCCACTTGCATAAAAGAATCACATAGAAGATGAAAATATAACATTTTCTAAATAAACTTGAAAGAAATAGCGTTGAAATTCAACTTCTAAAGCCTTTAATAATACGTATCCTCATATTTAGTGTATTTTGTTATATGAACATAATCTGAGAAAATTGTTGTTTTCTTTATATTGGAGTctattttgtcaaaaaaaaaaaaatgaaaagaaaaaaagattctAAAAACAAGACTAAGGTTCAGTTTGGGTAACCAACTTAATTAAGCtctttttgataaaataacttaaacaataaatgactctgttaaaagtaacttataaataagttattttgtgtttggatttttaactctagaagtacttattttatagaaatgtgatgaaaagtagaagtattatgagagaagtaattttttttaacttctctataaactcctaaatagcttcttagaaagttgtaatttggttttgaaaattgcaccagacattaatactactacttttcataagtcaaaaattaaaaaaagttactTCTAAAGTTTTTCAAATGGCCTTAAATATacggaaatggatcctctccagtttttTCAACACTTGACAAAATAAAGTGCAATCTCTCACCTTTGATTTTAATAGTGGGACcagaaataaataagagagagaatgTGGTGAATGGTTAGATTAAACACTGTACACCATCCAGTTTTTTATTCACTGAAGAAGATTCATTCCCCTAAATATACTTACACAAAAAAGAGTTTGACAAAAAGAAATAACTTTGGATCAAAGAACTTCTACGTCAATTTAAGTAAATATTATACCATTGAATAACTTTTTGttgattaatttaaaagaaaaacaaacggTATATTAGAAGCTTATATTATAAATaatctattaaaaaaatatatgtcaATCTAAATTATTTGTTATACAATAATCAATTATTTAACTATATGTGAATTACATACATTTAGAGTCTACTTAAATTTCAAGTAATTTATCTCAAGTCATACGATCATCTTTATTCTCAGCATTAATGGATCagattttatcaaaattttaaatttagttatGCTCACACGAGAGTAATTTTTTTAGAATATCATATTATGAAATATCAAACATATAccatttccttttctttggtCTTTCATATCATGTactcttaaaaataaaattgaataaattaGCTTAACTAAATTTTTACAGTAGTCTCTTTGAttcacattttttattattttagtctttaaattcaaaatttattatacaggtttttgaaattcaattttgataTTATATTAGTCCATGAAGTCTTTTTTACGTTGAATCAACTAATGAAATACAAGTTAATTCTAACTTATCACATCAAATACAGAGTTAAATAATATCGTTTTGTTTTGGTGCTTAAACAAGACAAAAACAAGATAGTTTtggaaaataaaaagagatgaaATGATTTGCACATCATATAAATTTTTGTttgtctttttattttgaaaaaatatagGGTACCAATATACTATCTATtaatttattgtcaataataattaattattattttttaaatacatatacaaagagacacattcaaaaaatacatctataaagacactttcaTTAGACATCgctataaaaaagatatttttattagacatattcacaaagacacttccattaaataCAGTCATAAACAAGAGTTAGCAGAAgtagaaatattattgatagtAGCAGgatgattttatttttgttttgttcgTTTAGTTATGGTCCAATGTGAAAAATTAGAGTCAATTCAGCACTTCGTTTGCTGATTCAGTACTAAAAAGAATTTAGAGACTAACATAGAATCCAAAACTAAATCTCAAATTCGTACcatatattttgaatttaaaaaattaaaatgataaaaataaaaaatttgtaagAACtactttaaaaatttagttgaatTAGGATGCACAGCAAGGCCCAGGAGGGCAGTACAATATCTTTTTGTACTCGCTTGAACACCCGAGATGGATTAGCCTTGAGCCTTGTGGCTTTTGCACCCCCACCTCATTCTCACTCACAAACACAATGTTTCGACGATTATGCTGCCTACAGAGCACTACTACACCCTCTCTCTCATTTTCTTCCAACAAGAAGCCCCTCGTTCTCTTGGGAGCACCTCAGGTCTCAGCTATTGTCCTCGATGCCCTCCTCAATGCTTCTTCTTCCCCTCATTCTTCATTCCAGGTCCTCCTCCCCAAATCTTCTTCATTCTTCCATATTCTATTACTATTTCATCGGTAGTAATAGTTATTGTTGTTCAGGTTGCAGCTATTGTTACTCAGCCAGCTGCTAGAAGGGATAGGGGTAAGAAACTGATGCCCTCTCCATTGGCCAGTTATGCTCTTGNNNNNNNNNNNNNNNNNNNNNNNNNNNNATTGCTccgtttttttttccaaaataattagGCATTGTTTATTACTTTAATACAGGATGCTTTCTTGTCGAATTTGAAAGCTTTACAGCCGGAGTTATGTGTTACCGCCGCGTATGGGAACATTTTGCCTACCAAGTTTCTAGATATTCCGGCATTgggtttgtttttttcttttattttaatttatttgctgCTGCCATGGTGTCATTGACTTTATTTTGTGTCTGATTATGAGTATGAGTTATTAGCTCCATGGGCCATTTCAATTTGCGTTTAATTGTTAAATTATTAGGATTCCTGGCACTTTTTTTTGGTGTATAAGACTTGATTCTACCCAGTCTATGTTTACATAGGCCGGTCCCAAGCCCTGATGAATGAGTAGGATTGTTAAGCTTGCGAGTTGCGACAGCTAACGTAAAACTATGTCGCATTCCAATGCATGGACATGACAGAATAACGTCTTTGGATCTATGTACGGTGCTAGGGTTGTTAGGCCTGTGATAGCCAATGTAAAATTTCGTTGTATCCCAATGCATGGACACGATGCAATGATGTCTTTGATCCATGTAGCCGACCCCGGAAAAGGCTTTGTTAAGTTATAAGACTTGATGTTTGTGATACCAATTTACCAGTAATTTGTAGATCATGAACCTCTCTGTACATTTTAATTGGGAAACGTCCAAAATAAAGTTACTTGAACAATTTATAGCTGACATTGAATGGATTTGAGGTCTGATAAATATAAGTGTTTCTGAATTACACTTGCAAATATCTCAGGAACTGTCAATATTCATCCTAGCCTGTTGCCACTGTATCGTGGTGCTGCACCTGTTCAAAGAGCATTACAGGTTTTTCTTTGTGTCAATTTTGTTCAATCCTCAAGTTCCGAATGCAATTACTTCCTTTATTTCACAAAATCTGTTTTTGGTTCTACGTgttgtctttgtactaggatggTGTTAAAGAAACTGGAGTATCATTAGCATTCACTGTCCGTG carries:
- the LOC107644566 gene encoding eukaryotic translation initiation factor 5 is translated as MALQNIGAANSDDAFYRYKMPKMITKIEGRGNGIKTNIVNMVDIAKALARPASYTTKYFGCELGAQSKFDEKSGTSHVNGAHDTAKLAGLLENFIKKFVQCYGCGNPETEILITKNQMIQLNCAACGFVSDVDMRDKLTTFILKNPPETKKGSKDKKAMRRAEKERLKEGEMADEEQKKIKKEVKKKGSSTSKDGTTKSASKKKASASDDDHVSPTHSQVDEKEDASQEEDGDDDIQWQTDTSLEAARQRIQEQLSAVTADMVMLSTNEPEKNGKTASKTSNDSENGDSHDYSTLVGEVKAILNKGIAAKDLHSHLAALPASAQDKTNALFEALFEGIEKGFAKEVIKKKSYLAAGVSKEEGSQLLLLSAIEAFCLNSTSSALKEAALILKALYDADLLDEENILQWYQDGLKGKNKDSKIWKNVKPFIDWLQSAESESEEE
- the LOC107641389 gene encoding LOW QUALITY PROTEIN: uncharacterized protein LOC107641389 (The sequence of the model RefSeq protein was modified relative to this genomic sequence to represent the inferred CDS: substituted 1 base at 1 genomic stop codon) — encoded protein: MFRRLCCLQSTTTPSLSFSSNKKPLVLLGAPQVSAIVLDALLNASSSPHSSFQVAAIVTQPAARRDRGKKLMPSPLASYALXXXXXXXXXXLLRFFFQNNXALFITLIQDAFLSNLKALQPELCVTAAYGNILPTKFLDIPALGTVNIHPSLLPLYRGAAPVQRALQDGVKETGVSLAFTVRELDAGPIIASETVEVDDQIKAPNLLELLFYKGSELLIRELPSIFDGSASVNAQPQDHSKATLAPKISQDESWLVFDQEASVLHNKVRAFSGWPGTRAKVQVVEKNGEQKTLDMKIITTRVRSHESVPSNEADDIAFVEGALVFPCGKGTNLEVLELQLPGKKVVTAAAFWNGLRGQKLKKL